The Streptococcus sp. oral taxon 431 nucleotide sequence GAGCGAAAATTTATCTTAAAAAGGAAAATGCTCAACGTGTCCGTTCTTTTAAAATTCGTGGGGCTTATTACGCAATTTCCCAATTGACAAAAGAGGAGCGTGAACGTGGTGTAGTGTGTGCTTCAGCGGGAAATCACGCTCAAGGAGTTGCCTACACATGTAATGAGATGAAGATTCCTGCAACAATCTTTATGCCAATTACGACACCTCAACAGAAAATTGGTCAGGTTCGTTTCTTTGGAGGAGACTTTGTTACGATCAAATTAGTAGGGGATACTTTTGATGCTTCAGCCAAGGCTGCTCAAGACTTTACTGTAGCTGAAAATCGTACTTTTATTGACCCCTTTGATGATCCCTATGTTCAAGCTGGTCAGGGTACGGTAGCCTATGAAATTTTAGAAGAAGCTCGTAAAGAATCTATTGAATTTGATACTATCTTGGTACCTGTTGGAGGCGGAGGTCTCATTTCAGGTGTTTCTACTTATATTAAAGAAACAAATTCTCAGATTGAGGTCATTGGAGTAGAGGCTGAAGGTGCTCGTTCTATGAAGGCTGCCTTTGAAGCTGGAGGACCGGTTAAACTTAAAGAAATTGATAAGTTTGCGGATGGAATTGCAGTGCAAAAGGTAGGACAGTTGACCTATGAAGCAACACGCAAACATGTAGAAACTCTTATCGGAGTAAATGAAGGCTTGATTTCTGAGACCTTAATTGATCTCTACTCTAAACAAGGTATCGTAGCAGAACCTGCGGGTGCTGCTAGTGTTGCAGCTCTAGAAGTATTATCCGATTATATTAAAGGCAAGACTATTTGTTGTATCATTTCTGGAGGGAATAATGACATCAACCGTATGCCAGAGATGGAAGAACGTGCCTTGATTTATGATGGTATCAAGCATTACTTTGTAGTGAATTTCCCACAACGTCCGGGAGCACTTCGAGAGTTTGTAAATGATATCTTAGGACCTCATGATGATATTACTCGTTTTGAATATATCAAACGAGCTAGCAAGGGAACTGGTCCAGTACTAATAGGGATTGCACTTGCTGATAAACATGATTATGCTGGATTGATTCACCGGATGGAAAAATTCGACCCGTCTTATATTAACTTGAATGGGAATGAGACCCTATATAATATGCTTGTTTAATATGCTATGAAATTTTTATCATATTATTTGCCTAACCTATTTACTAGTGCTATAATGTAAGTGAAGAAAGGGGGAGATTCCCATGGTTTTAAAA carries:
- the ilvA gene encoding threonine ammonia-lyase IlvA — translated: MLSAKDVVKAHKVLSGVVANTPLDYDHYLSEKYGAKIYLKKENAQRVRSFKIRGAYYAISQLTKEERERGVVCASAGNHAQGVAYTCNEMKIPATIFMPITTPQQKIGQVRFFGGDFVTIKLVGDTFDASAKAAQDFTVAENRTFIDPFDDPYVQAGQGTVAYEILEEARKESIEFDTILVPVGGGGLISGVSTYIKETNSQIEVIGVEAEGARSMKAAFEAGGPVKLKEIDKFADGIAVQKVGQLTYEATRKHVETLIGVNEGLISETLIDLYSKQGIVAEPAGAASVAALEVLSDYIKGKTICCIISGGNNDINRMPEMEERALIYDGIKHYFVVNFPQRPGALREFVNDILGPHDDITRFEYIKRASKGTGPVLIGIALADKHDYAGLIHRMEKFDPSYINLNGNETLYNMLV